Below is a window of Camelina sativa cultivar DH55 chromosome 11, Cs, whole genome shotgun sequence DNA.
tttcttttttaaataaataaatctttggtatttccaaaaattcaaaaatcaaatattcattgccgtcaaaaaaaaatattgattttcttttttcatctaAACCACACAAGCATAAATAAATCTAATTTTGCTCACTTTCCTCTCAAACATTTCCTAATTCCATCCTAATAATTTCCATAGCTTTTAATTCTAAAGAAAATTGTAATATTCTctacaagaaaatattattatctcatatttttcttcctcttttgatttttaatctgatttctaaattataatttcaacttctcttaaaaaataaaaaaaaagtttattgttcttgtttctttaatttcttgaatGGTTTAAAAGCTTCTGTCTTTAAAATCTATGGTCGATATGGAGACTACCGGAGGAGAAGTTGTAAAAACAACCACCGGGACCGACGGTGGCGTTACGGTGGTGAGATCCAACGCTCCCTCTGACTTCCACATGGCTCCGAGATCAGAAACTCCAAATCCACTTCCCACCACCTCCCtctctcatcctcctcctcctcctccaccgtcgCAAAGCTCGTTcgctcctcctccaccaccggcGACTTACTCAGGCGGACCAGTGAAGAAGAGACGCGGACGCCCTAGGAAATACGACGGAGCTGGAGCGGTGACGCTATCCCCAAATCCGATATCATCAGCCACACCAACGACTTCTCGCGTCATCGATTTCTCTGTATCGGAGAAACTTGACAAAGTGATGATATCAGCAACTACTACTAGTTCTAACTCCTTCATCAGACCAAAGTATCACCACCAAGTCGAGAATTTaggtaatcatttttttttcatttttttcttctaaatcttttgtttcatttttaagaCTGAATCTTGAGTTCTTGTGactattaaagtttttttagaaAGATATATTTTGGGATCTTTCTGGGtcctttttaagttttaagacaTGCAAAAGAAAAGCTTCTCTACTAACTTCAACAAGTGGGACCTCTTACCTTTTAATACTTCAACTTTTTGTCCGTACATATACGGTTAgctatacgtatatatatacggTAATAGTGATATATATTGCATGTTATATTGAGGGAGAGATGTTGTGCTTTTTAAGGTGAATGGGCTGCTCCTTCCTCTGCCGGAGGTAATTTCACACCGCATATTCTGACGGTGAACGCAGGAGAGGTCAggagaaacatattttatattaacaaaatttgtagtttatgttataattaaattgatgatTAGTATTGGggaatt
It encodes the following:
- the LOC104722757 gene encoding AT-hook motif nuclear-localized protein 2-like, which translates into the protein MVDMETTGGEVVKTTTGTDGGVTVVRSNAPSDFHMAPRSETPNPLPTTSLSHPPPPPPPSQSSFAPPPPPATYSGGPVKKRRGRPRKYDGAGAVTLSPNPISSATPTTSRVIDFSVSEKLDKVMISATTTSSNSFIRPKYHHQVENLGEWAAPSSAGGNFTPHILTVNAGEDVTQKIISFSQQRSVAICVLCANGVVSSVTLRQPDSCGGTLTYEGRFEILSLSGTFMPSSDADGTRSRTGGMSVSLASPDGRVVGGGVAGLLIAATPIQVVVGSFLPGTNQPDQRPMQQNHHNFMSSPMPTIRPMPSSSLPISTWTPPLAFDPRHKPSHHDINITLT